Genomic DNA from Callospermophilus lateralis isolate mCalLat2 chromosome 11, mCalLat2.hap1, whole genome shotgun sequence:
TCATCAATTAAGTCTTCTGGATGCTTTCCCTCTGCATCAGTCACTCCTTGCCTTTCAAGTGCTCTCAGTTTTCCCTGAAAGCTTTAGGAAAGAGACTCTGAGACTTCACCCCAGCTGCACTCCCTTGCCCAGTCTGTGAAAACGCCTACACCAGGTTCTGCCTTAGCTCCGCCCCATCTTGGCTCCTGACCCCGCCCTCACCTCCGCCCCGCCTCCTTAGTCGAGCACACAAGTACGCATGCTCCATTTTAGTCTTCTTAACGTGATGACACAGGCGACGTTGACGTGGTAACGTAGGGCCAGTGGAAGCGTAGATTGCAGGGGAGGGGTGTACTTTTGCTAGTAGTGCGCGGCAGTGGGTCGCGTGGTCCGCCCAGGCGCGCGGTTTGGTTTTGGCACTTGCTGAGTGTGCCTGGAAGTGGGGAACAGAGACTGTCGTTTTGTAGAGCTGGGGGCTGCAGCGCCTGAGGACAGGGCTGCGACAGTGTATAGGGGAACAGCTGAGAAGGAGGGCCGTTGCCGGCAGGATCCGAACCCGCTGTGGCCGGGGCTGGTCCCGTGGTGACCTGGGGCGGCCGCGAGATGCTCCGGGCCCGGTGTCTGCTTCGAGCCCTGCGCTCCTGCTCCACTGCTCCCTGCCCCAGGCTTAGGCCTTTCGCCAGACTGAGCGTACGGGACGCTCTCGGGTCCCAGAACGCGAGTGGGGAGCGCGTTAAAGTTCAGGTGGGTGTGgggaaagggatttttttttctttctttagggacTTATGTGGCACATCCACTCCTAGCGTTACTTTGTGTTGTTGGGTCAGACAGAACGACCAGCAAAGAAAAGTTAGAAAGTATAGGTATAGCGCGAGTTCTTATTTCTCCATTTCCTTGGATACCTGCCGTTACTTTTTGCAAAACTGCTGTAATGACTGTGAACTTGGTTTTCAAGATACCTGTAAACTTGTTATTCATTCAGGAAAGTGTAAGCGAACAAGGCCCCTTTCTCTTTTTACATCTCCTGATATCCGCGGGCATATAGTGGTTGCCTTGCCCTGGCCCCTTGAGGGGAGAAACTTTGTCTTACCTGACTTGATGTTGACGTGACTGGCAGTAAATATTCGTTCTAATAAATTGAGGCTTTGATTCAGCTTTTAGCCACCTTAGTGCCTAAAATTGAGCCTGCGTGTAATTTATGTTTAATAAATTAGGAGAAAGAGTGGAATGTAGCAGTTAGAAAGAGCCCTGGGGTGAACGTGTGTAAGTTTAAAGCTCTCCCACTAAGTAACTTAATTATGAGCATGTTAAGCACTTAAAACTTAAGTTTCTTTTTATGAAAACAGATAATAGTCTCTACTTTATGGGACTATAAAGAGTAGCCCACAGTCAATAAATGTTAGCCACTATTATTTCCTTCACTTCTTAAAAGAGCAGTTTAAGCAAGGTAGTTGATTACTTTTCATTAGATTACTAAAACGCATTGATAACAGTGGTTTTGATATCATCATATATCCTTGCTGTTATTATGATCTGCTCCTCCATACATTTATTGGGTTTCATATTCTTTCCATGATCCAATTCAAAAAATTGCATTTATCAGTTAATTTAGAATGTATAAATGACACCTTTTGTGTGCTGGTCAAAAGAGAAATCAAAGATGGAAAGAACAGAATTTAGTGCTTACCATCTAATATGGTAGATATCAACCACTTGTGGCTTCGAGCACTTGAAATGTGATGAGCCTGAATTGAGATATGTTGTAAGTTTAAAATACATAATAATTTTGAAGAACAAAAAAGATTGCAAAAAtctctatttttctctctctaaacacacatgtgtgcatgtgtgtctatCTATGTATGTACATCTGTGGGGcttgtgttttttatttatttgtttgcagtactgggaattcaATTCAGGGCTTCACACAAGCtatgcaggcactctaccactgatacaCCAaccgtttttaaaaaattaatttgcccaggttggccttgaacttgtgatcctcctgcatcagcctcttgagtagcagggattatagacagacatgtgccaccatgtttggcttcaatatatttaaatattgatTTCATGTTGATAGTATTTTGGACATAATtggttaataaaataaattattaacttcatcttttttttttttttttacttttaatgtgGCCCCTAAAAACTTGAAAATCACTAATGTAGCTCACATTATGTTTCTGCTGGACAGACCTAGTCTTCAGCAGTGTGATTATTATTAATGATCAACATAAGAAGctatgagaaaacagagatagaattccTCCTATGAGTAGGTAAGGAAGACTTCTTATATGGAGTGACATTTGAACTATGTCCTGAAGGATGTATTCCCCAGATAGAATAATCTAGGATGGAGTGGAAATTGTACAAGGATGTGTCCCCCAAACAGAGGAACTGGGAATGGGGTAGAAATAGCATTCCAGAAAAGTTCATTGATAAGAACATAAACTTGAAGTATAACTTGTATTTGAATCCCAGCTGAACTTGTGTTTTAACTTCTCTAAATGTTTCTTCATTTccaaaaaaagataattatagggctggggttgtagctcagtggtagagtgcctgcccagcacagtgaggcactgggctcaatcctcaacacgacataaaaataagtaaataaaggcattatgtccatctacgactaaaaataaattttaaaaagataaatataacCATGTCATTTACTTCTTGCGATAATTAAATagcataatatttataaagaactTTGCACATTAAAAAGTGCTTAATGAATGTTGAATTTTACTAACGAGTAAAAAAGAAGAGAGCAGTGCTTTGGAAAGTACTGTTGATTGAGCATGCCCAAAATGCAGGTGCCTTTGGGAAAGTGTGACGAGGTGAAGTACCTTGTGCATGAGGCGGTGACAATTTATACTTCATTCTATGGAGCCCTCACAAAGATCAAGGGCTTTCTAATCAAATAGACTTGGGTTCAAGTCTAACCCTTACCAGCAATCTTCAACAAGTTACtttctctgagtctcagttttcttGCTTGTAAAATGGGTATGACAATCCTTAGAGCTATTATGTGAAGGAATGAGACACTATATGGCGGTAGTAAAACATTTGCAGAATTTCAGCTGTGTACTTGGCAATCACTTCAAAATAAGTAAACAGTTTTCTTTCCCTTAAAGCATTATGGATATGCAAGTAAGTGATAGAGAGCTTTAATAAAAGCATCTGTAGGTCATGGCTACAACAGAGAATGGTCAATAGTTTTTCTGGTTAGAATCAGCTCTTGCTTTTCCTAAGCATTAATGTCAACCTGTATTCATTTACTTTACATTTGTGGGACACTTCACAATTGTTTGGTGTCTACTAGAAAACTAGTTATTCCCTCCTAACTCCTATAGTAGTTAAATTTAATTTTGGCATATCTGAGAGCTGTTTTAATGTTACTGGCCTACTTAAAAGCATCTCTCATACTCTGATGTACCTGTCATTTAAATTAAGACTGTCTTTGAATGTTTGTATATTACTTAATATGTGTTTATAATGAGACATTtgggggagtttttttttttttgtttgtttgtttggtactttGTGAAAGAATAAAAATCCTATAGAGATATTTCTAGTCTATATTACATAATCTGGGAATTTGATAAAAGGGAAAAGGCACCAAGATGTAAACCTTGTTATTTGTCATTGTCATTAGAAAAGCTAATATTGAAGAGattggttatataaattacatacatcaACTTGATGAATATTTGGCAAAAGTTGAAAATGATGAGCTTCattaacaaaacagaacaaaaggtagAATGGCAAAGGGTGTATTTCCCTATAAGAAAaaccatttaaaattatttgtacaTATTGGTAAACTGAAAGCAGTTCATTTTACGCAGCTGATAATGTTAAGGcaagattgatttttttctttcatttagctttctttgtatgtataaagaaaatatagaatgttttaagtattttaaGCTCACATATAGAAATCTTTCTCTTCTTTAGGGATGGGTTCGATCAGTCCGATCCCAGAAGGAAGTCTTGTTCCTACATGTAAATGATGGGTCGTCTTTGGAAAGCCTTCAGGTTGTTGCCGATTCAAACTTTGACAATAGGTAAGTTGTTAAGTTTTGagtcctttgattttttcttcttctctactGTTCCCCGCTTCTCTAATCCAATATTCACATTGCCCCTTTGACCTATCTTCCTAAACACATCTATGAAAAATAGCTTTGAAGAAAGTCCAAATACTTGGAGTCAGTATCCTTAGCTCAGGCTTCTCTTTCTCTAACATCTTCACATGCCTGTATCCCCTGCCTCTACTTTCCATCTGTTTTCCTTCTCTTCTTGCAGCTCCTCTAAGCTGTTCTGCTCCTTTTTACATTCAGGCTTCTAGTCTTGTTGCCACTCTGCCTAATAAACCTCTTCTTCCCTGTCTTTCCAATCCAGTTTAGCCATCATTATATGTTCCCACCCCTTGACTGTGGTAGGTGACTCTCCTCTTTGGTCCCATACATTCTGTGCCCAGCTCTGTCCTGAAATGTATTTATCAGATGGTAATCAACTGAATTATTATTGGATTGCTTCTTTGACTAAGAACTCCTTGAAATTATGAATggtatttcatttgtttttgtgtTCTCAGCTTCTGACACAGTGCTGACAAAGTTACCAATTATTATTTGTTGGATAAATTGAAGAAATTTATATGATTTTGTTGTCAGATGTTAAAACtaacacaattttttttcctcctagtacTGGGGCccactaccactgagctgaatccctgacttttctttattttttattttattttatttatttatttttttgatactagggattggacccaggggagcttcaccactgagctacatccccagtcctttttattttttattgtgaaacagtgagttgctgagggtctcacgaagtttctgagactggccttgaacttgtgatcctcctgccttagcctcctgagtcactgggattataggcatgtaccactgcacctggctattccaaaccctttttatatatttatttttattttgaggtgagGTCTAGTTAATTTGCcttggctggccttgaatttgcactcTTCCTGCATCGGCTTCCCCAatagcttggattacaggcatgtgtcatggTGCCCAACAAAACTAACACCATTTTCATGTTAGGGTATAAGTTATGAAGAATAGAATATTATACTAATTTGTTAAAATAAGAGTGCTTTGGTATTCCAAACATGGTTAGGATTAATTCCACATATTGAATAGGCTCATGGGTCTGAGACAATAAAATTGTTCTGATGTGAAAAGTTTGTAATTTTTTTGATAACATATATCAATATGGCAATTAAATGGGTATGTCTAATAGTATCTAAATTTTAGAgattctggaggatgactacccaCCTCTTTGAGATATTCTCAGTGGCCCCCAGGAGAAAATTCATCATATCAATTAGTGCATATGTGAAGTCAGAGCGTCTTAAAACACTTTCAGGTTTGGTGAAAGATTTATCAGGTTTTCTCTCCTTGATGTAATGGTGGACAATCTtagttatataaattatatatgaatacattttaaaaggaaacagtgattttgctgagaaagaaatcggaAAAACCATTTCATTCACAATGACCTTAAaagataaaatacttgggaattgatCTAACCAAGGAGATGGaaaatctctacaatgaaaactatataacactgaagaaagaaattaaagatgaccttagaagatggaaagacctctctAGGTGGAGTAGAAGACCGAGAttgagaaggaggaaggagggatgggaaaggggaggaaatgcagaatgatttaacaaaatcacatatgtgcatatataaatgtaCCACAGGGAATTTGGTCTCTCTATGTGTGGAAAGCACCAGTCAAGGATGGATAATAGATGAGCAAGgggaagattttaaaaaataaattttaaaatattaaatatagccAGCAAACAAAACTGGGGAATTTCCTGATAAATTTAGTTTGATACAGTTTATTGTATTTATTGTATTATATTTTAATACAGTTTATTaaggttttaatttatttttaatacagtTTATCACAGCTTTATAAGCATGCCCAGTCATCCACAATGCAGAGCCATACCAGAGCATTTATCATATTTATTGTAATTATGAAATGTTAGAACTGGAATAGATACATAATCACTTAGTTCACTCTCCTTCTTAATAGATAATTCTTAAAACAAATGAGTGTTCATCACTTTCTCTAAGAGTCATACAATAAATTTGTGGATAAACTTGCACTAGAACATAGACTTACTACCCTGAAGGTGGTCTGTGTGCTCAAGACCATCAGCTGGGTAAATTAAAGTAAATAActtgattaattttaaaaaatacattgtagaAAAAGTACATGTACTTTTAATTGTCTTAGAAGTAGTCTCATGTAATTTTTACCTGGCTTTCCCAAGGATAACATGTTGCTATAGTGTGTTCTCAAAACCAGGGAATTATCAACAGAACTACAGATCTGATTTGGATTTCATCAGACCTTACATGTAATCTACAATATGTTATAAAGCATTTTGACCAACTTACATTTGATACAGATAATTATATAACTTCTTAATTCTAAATAGCTATATGTAAATCCTCAATTTCTTTATTCCCATTTAAAAATGTATGGAATTCATTTTTAAGATTTGGGTATACCACAGAGCATCCATAAACTTTGAAGATTCTTTAACTCACTTGAAGGTAAGTACTCTATCATGAATGTTCTAATAGCAAGATTTATATTAAGACAAAAGTTATACTTAATAGCAAgatttttattaaaagaaaagttatatataataatatcttGATTTCTTTGTTATTATAGAGAATTGACTTTTGGGAGTTCTGTAGAAGTTCTCGGGCAGCTGGTACAAAGCCCTTCCAAAAGGCAAAATGTGGAACTGAAGGCAGAAAAAATTGAAGTTTTTGGAAATTGTGATGCCAAGGTATGCTTTTGTTCAGGCTATTTAggcttaatttaaaataataacaatctGTTTTAAGTGGGATTATTGGAAAGATGGTACTTAGAACATTTTTCAGTTATGCTTCCCTGATAATTGAAACAGGGCATAGATCCTGTAGAGATAGTAGTAAAAGTATTACAAAGATGACTTAGTCTTATGAGAGCTGAGCATTAATCTGTGCATCTTTAGTGCCTGTCACAGTTGAACCTCACAGCTTTTATAAGCATGTCTAGTCATCTACAATGCTGGATATAGCCCATACCAGGGATAAGAAGTCCAGTTCTTCAGTGGCATTTTAAAAGGAAACAGTGaatttgctgagaaagaaatcggaAAAACCATTTCATTCACAATGACCTTAAaagataaaatacttgggaattgatCTAACCAAGGAGAtggaagatctctacaatgaaaactatagaacactgaagaaagaaattgaagatgatcttagaagatggaaagacctctctAGGTGGAGTAGAAGACTGAGAttgagaaggaggaaggagggatgggaaaggggaggaaatgttCAAATGTTACTATAGTCTACCGTATTGGACAGCATAAGTAGAGAACATTCCCGTTTTTCACAGAAAGTTCTACTGATAGTGCTGACCTGGAATGTTGTAGTGCTGAACAGACAAGAAATTCTATATTAATGCATGTTTATACTTGTTTTTGAAGACTGTGTTAGTGCTTTATATATATAAGCCTGGTAAAGAGGTTAgagggaataaaataaaaagtcatcAATCCAGTTCTTTAAATTTACAAAGATGGAGAAAATAAGGCCCACCCTGGTAAAATTGGTGGCACATCTGAAATTTATATTCTAGCTATTTGACTCCTCCTGTCTTTGCCATAATTACCTTCAAATGTTCAATAtgcaaaaaatgagaaattttaagaaaattgcatcatttaaatttattttggtatTTTAGAATAATAGGAAAAATCAAATGTAAGGaagtaagaaagaaaatgcactaattttcttttaaaatgtccttctgaattattttccaagaaattacaattgAAAAATTGTGAAATAATTTAGAAATCGAGAGGAATAGAAAAggtaaatatttttgcttttgctttcttaGAAGGATCtatgattatttaaaatttacTATGTGTTTTATTGTTCTTGAATTATTCTCCCTTGGCTTCTGTTGCTGTTGTTACCTTCTCCttgccttgtttttttttttttctttttttcaagtcACCAACTGTTTTATTAAGTAATTATTAGAACCAGAAATCTATAGCCATTAATTACATTACTAAGGCTGTTTCTTAGCTGTTTTTCTTTGCATATGAGAATTtatacttgaaaaaatataggctTTATTGAATAAGATGTTTCTGAATTGTAAAAGTATTTTTTATGCATGGTAtacaaatgattttattttaaacataaataaaattgacaatagTTTATGTTTCTAGTCAGATGCATTTGTGGAAaggaattataattcatccagaaaattatttaggagttctccaTTAGTATCTAGTTTAAATAATGAGATAAGACATTTTGTTTATGTATAAATTTAATTTCAGAACCTTATTAAGTACTTTCTATCCCAAAGACacttttaaataaacttttatagGCAAAGAAACTCCATGATATTGTCAGATTTTTCTATGTCAAATTTTTTGCATATGAATACCAAACTTTTATTTTAGCAAAATAAAGTTTAATGAGTTAATGGCTTCTCTCAGTCTATAATGTTTACAAAGTAAAACTTTTAGGCAGGATATGATTTTGTAAACTCTTTACCTGgaaataacttaaaattttatgTCACTAAGCTAAATTTCTTTCAATAAATAGagattaataacatatttaacCACTTGGGAACACCTAGTTATCATTACAATTCAGATCTAGATAGGATAGTTTCCTTTTGAGGTAATCATATTTCTAAATTTCTGATTTGTTGTTTGCAAATCTCACTATCACAGGTTAAGCAAAGCTTATCAGAATGATGAACACTCACCTATTAGATACAGATATTTCCATGTTAGGGTTTCACTTGCATAACTGTATTTTTTATGTAAACTAAACCAGTGTTTTTAAGGAACTATCTATACAAAATAATCAAGgatatgaaacaacctccaaggaaATAAACTTTGGGTTCTTACAATTGCatgatgggggaaaaaaaattgagaaatgaacattttaaaataacatggACTACAATTAGTACTTTATGCTTTCCTCTAGGACTTCAAATGGAGattattcataaaataaaaatcagacttTTATAAACACTAAAATCTGTCACAGATTGGTAACAACTAAGCTTTTTTCTTATTctctcaatataaataattaatgaatCAATAATTTTCTTCCTATTCTGAAAACCAAGACAATGCAGTTGATTTTAGATTTagcatttatgtttttttaagAATCACTCAAACATATACAACACTAATACTTTCAGAGACTCAtaggaatatgaaaaaaaaaattttaattatcgCAGTTTTTACCTTTAGAGAGTTCTAAGACTTAAAAAGatggttttctttttcatcaatataataa
This window encodes:
- the LOC143410585 gene encoding asparaginyl-tRNA synthetase-like, producing the protein MLRARCLLRALRSCSTAPCPRLRPFARLSVRDALGSQNASGERVKVQGWVRSVRSQKEVLFLHVNDGSSLESLQVVADSNFDNRELTFGSSVEVLGQLVQSPSKRQNVELKAEKIEVFGNCDAKAFPTKYKERHPLEYMRQYPHLRCRTNTLGSILRVHSEATAAIHSFFKNSGFVHIHTPIITSNDCEGAGELFQAEVNAIRTQMEKLGPEEQGLTQGLIAGTTFHQLEDP